A section of the Gloeobacter violaceus PCC 7421 genome encodes:
- a CDS encoding peroxiredoxin, with the protein MTASVGLPAPSFTLKSTKGATSPKNLGEPIALTDYRGKWLIFFFYPLDFTFVCPTEILALSDRYEEFQDLDTEVLGCSCDSVFSHWAWISTPREKNGIAGLKFPLVADFTKDVAEAYGVLNEKEGYSQRGLFIIDPDGILKYATITDDNVGRSVEETIRVLQALQNGGLCPGDWKPGQKVLEVV; encoded by the coding sequence ATGACCGCATCCGTTGGACTTCCGGCTCCGAGCTTCACGCTGAAAAGCACCAAGGGTGCCACCAGCCCCAAAAATCTTGGTGAGCCCATCGCGCTCACCGACTACCGGGGCAAGTGGTTGATCTTCTTTTTCTATCCGCTCGATTTTACGTTTGTATGCCCGACTGAAATTCTTGCCCTCTCCGATCGTTACGAAGAGTTTCAAGATCTCGACACCGAAGTGCTCGGTTGCTCCTGCGACAGCGTCTTTAGCCACTGGGCCTGGATCAGCACCCCGCGCGAGAAAAACGGCATTGCCGGACTGAAGTTCCCGCTGGTCGCCGATTTCACCAAAGATGTCGCCGAAGCCTACGGCGTGCTCAACGAAAAAGAAGGCTACTCCCAGCGCGGGCTGTTTATCATCGATCCCGACGGCATCCTCAAGTACGCGACGATCACCGACGACAACGTCGGCCGCTCGGTCGAGGAGACTATCCGCGTGCTGCAGGCGCTGCAAAACGGCGGCCTGTGCCCGGGCGACTGGAAGCCCGGCCAGAAAGTCCTCGAAGTCGTCTAG
- a CDS encoding TlpA disulfide reductase family protein: MALRMRAPLPSLAGVPTWINGGEPKPEDYQGKVVLVHFWSISCYICHDVVAQFNAIRDEYQPKGVVVLSVHQPRSEAELDTGAVTKDAVEAMLLTQPCAIDSEHTLVERFTNEYVPGYYVFDRKGEMRHFQTGGKGYERITKALDRCLVEG; the protein is encoded by the coding sequence ATGGCACTGCGCATGCGCGCTCCCCTGCCCTCTTTGGCGGGGGTGCCCACCTGGATTAACGGCGGCGAACCGAAGCCCGAGGATTACCAGGGCAAGGTGGTGCTGGTCCACTTCTGGTCGATCAGCTGCTACATCTGCCACGACGTGGTCGCGCAGTTCAACGCCATCCGCGACGAGTACCAGCCCAAGGGCGTCGTGGTGTTGAGCGTCCATCAGCCCCGCTCCGAAGCGGAACTCGACACCGGGGCGGTCACCAAGGACGCCGTTGAGGCGATGTTGCTCACCCAGCCGTGCGCCATCGACAGCGAGCACACGCTGGTGGAGCGCTTCACCAACGAGTACGTTCCCGGTTACTACGTCTTTGACCGCAAAGGCGAAATGCGCCACTTCCAGACCGGCGGCAAAGGCTACGAGCGCATCACCAAGGCGCTCGACCGCTGCCTGGTTGAAGGGTAA
- a CDS encoding TM2 domain-containing protein, giving the protein MGEKNRSTAAILAMLLGWLGAHKFYLGRPVAGIVYLLFFWTGLPGLIGFVEGVLYLVQSDSEFNRKFNPKLTYEPQKFLGDPIDTLRRLEALRQEGLISEEEFEEKRRKLIDRIG; this is encoded by the coding sequence ATGGGTGAGAAGAACCGTTCGACAGCAGCCATCCTCGCCATGCTGCTCGGGTGGCTGGGGGCTCACAAGTTCTACCTTGGGCGCCCGGTCGCCGGGATAGTGTACCTGTTGTTTTTTTGGACCGGTCTGCCGGGGCTCATCGGTTTTGTCGAAGGGGTGCTCTATCTGGTGCAGAGCGACAGCGAATTCAACCGCAAATTCAACCCGAAGCTGACCTACGAACCCCAAAAATTTCTAGGCGATCCGATCGACACGTTGCGGCGCCTGGAGGCCTTGCGCCAGGAGGGCCTCATCAGCGAGGAAGAATTTGAAGAAAAACGCCGCAAACTCATCGATCGGATCGGTTGA
- a CDS encoding helix-hairpin-helix domain-containing protein, which yields MDSARNWRWLLAVPIVNWLGLMLAGQEVRKPSWVRWAVVYAILSSLGVIAGTVAGEWFLFWTVWGLVAAHTFQVQSEYQNRLLLMQDSQQRLQSDQDMRLARELGMGIDINRCSIDDLLRLPGLSIIEARRIVEARRSGGPYLSADELIERADLSSIKVRRLEPLLQFCYYEPPVALPVTLDVNEASVVQLEQLEGLDTHLAVRIVREREQHGDYPSLGDLRDRLNLTPKVVARLLNRLTF from the coding sequence ATGGACAGCGCACGCAACTGGAGGTGGTTACTGGCGGTGCCGATCGTCAACTGGCTGGGGCTGATGCTCGCCGGACAGGAAGTGCGCAAGCCCTCCTGGGTGCGCTGGGCGGTGGTCTACGCCATTCTCAGCTCCCTCGGGGTGATCGCGGGCACGGTGGCGGGGGAGTGGTTTTTGTTCTGGACGGTCTGGGGGTTGGTGGCCGCCCACACCTTTCAAGTGCAAAGCGAATACCAGAACCGCCTGCTGCTGATGCAAGATTCTCAGCAGCGTCTGCAATCGGATCAGGATATGCGCCTGGCGCGGGAGTTGGGCATGGGCATCGACATCAACCGCTGCAGCATCGACGATCTGTTGCGCCTACCGGGCCTTTCGATCATCGAAGCGCGCCGCATTGTCGAGGCGCGGCGCAGCGGCGGGCCTTATCTCTCGGCGGACGAATTGATCGAGCGTGCCGATCTTTCGTCGATCAAAGTCCGCCGCCTCGAACCGCTGCTGCAGTTTTGCTATTACGAGCCGCCGGTGGCGTTGCCGGTTACCCTCGATGTCAACGAAGCTTCCGTCGTGCAGCTTGAACAACTGGAAGGCCTCGACACCCACCTGGCTGTGCGCATCGTGCGCGAGCGCGAGCAACACGGCGACTACCCAAGCCTGGGTGACCTGCGCGACCGCCTGAACCTCACCCCCAAGGTCGTGGCGCGCCTGCTCAACCGCCTGACGTTCTGA
- a CDS encoding peptide chain release factor 3 — protein sequence MSNPTLAAEVGRRRTFAIISHPDAGKTTLTEKLLLYGGAIDMAGSVRARRNQRHATSDWMAMEQQRGISITSTVLQFVYRDCQINLLDTPGHQDFSEDTYRTLAAADNAAMLIDAAKGIEAQTRKLFDVCRMRGIPIFTFINKLDRPGREPLELLDEIEKVLGIDVYPVNWPIGMGDTFRGVFDRLEHTVHLFDRTTGGKKMAPVTVGAIGDERMRVLMDEGTYAQIVEEIELLDGVGVPFDIERVAQGKLTPVFFGSAANNFGVQLFLDAFIRFASRPGTRSANTGVISPVAEDFSGFVFKIQANMDPQHRDRVAFIRVCSGKFEKDMTVHHTRSGKKVRLSRSLKLFGQERETVEEAYAGDIVGVINPGTFAIGDTICLGKPLAFEGIPLFPPEHFATLRNPNPSKYKQFLKGVTQLREEGAVQVLFHQDEAKRDPILAAVGQLQFDVVRFRLESEYHVETILEPLPWTLARWITAKQLEDLETIDWYFDSLGLKDHEGRLVILFKTPWGFQQMSERNPHLQFHEIAPL from the coding sequence ATGAGCAATCCCACCCTCGCCGCCGAAGTCGGCAGACGCCGCACCTTCGCCATTATCTCGCACCCCGACGCCGGCAAGACGACGCTCACCGAGAAGCTCCTGCTCTACGGAGGGGCGATCGACATGGCCGGTTCGGTGCGCGCCCGGCGCAACCAGCGCCACGCCACCTCCGACTGGATGGCCATGGAACAGCAGCGCGGCATCTCGATCACCTCGACGGTGCTGCAGTTTGTCTACCGCGACTGCCAGATCAATTTGCTGGATACCCCGGGCCACCAGGATTTTTCGGAGGATACCTACCGGACCCTCGCCGCCGCCGACAACGCCGCGATGCTCATCGACGCCGCCAAAGGCATCGAAGCCCAGACGCGCAAGCTCTTCGACGTCTGCCGGATGCGCGGCATTCCGATTTTTACGTTTATCAACAAACTGGATCGGCCGGGGCGCGAGCCGCTCGAACTGTTGGACGAGATCGAAAAAGTGCTGGGCATCGACGTCTACCCAGTCAACTGGCCGATCGGCATGGGCGATACCTTCCGGGGGGTCTTCGATCGCCTGGAGCATACGGTTCATCTGTTCGACCGCACGACCGGGGGCAAGAAGATGGCGCCGGTGACGGTGGGGGCGATTGGGGACGAGCGCATGCGCGTGCTGATGGACGAAGGCACCTACGCCCAGATTGTCGAAGAGATCGAGCTGTTGGATGGGGTTGGGGTACCTTTCGACATCGAGCGTGTAGCGCAGGGCAAACTCACCCCGGTCTTCTTCGGCAGTGCCGCCAACAACTTTGGGGTGCAGCTGTTTCTCGATGCGTTTATTCGCTTTGCCTCGCGGCCGGGGACGCGATCGGCCAATACCGGCGTGATTTCGCCGGTGGCTGAGGATTTTTCGGGTTTCGTCTTCAAGATCCAGGCCAACATGGACCCGCAGCACCGCGACCGGGTCGCGTTTATTCGCGTTTGCTCGGGCAAGTTTGAAAAGGACATGACCGTCCACCACACCCGTTCGGGCAAAAAGGTGCGCCTGTCGCGCTCGCTCAAACTCTTCGGCCAGGAGCGCGAGACGGTCGAAGAAGCCTACGCGGGCGACATCGTCGGGGTCATTAACCCCGGCACCTTCGCCATCGGCGACACGATCTGTCTGGGCAAACCGCTGGCTTTTGAAGGTATCCCGCTTTTTCCGCCCGAGCACTTCGCCACCCTCCGAAACCCGAACCCTTCCAAGTACAAGCAGTTTCTCAAGGGCGTCACCCAATTGCGCGAGGAAGGCGCGGTGCAGGTACTCTTTCACCAGGACGAAGCGAAGCGCGATCCGATTCTGGCCGCGGTGGGCCAGCTGCAGTTCGACGTCGTGCGTTTTCGCCTCGAAAGCGAGTACCACGTCGAGACGATCCTCGAACCGCTGCCCTGGACACTGGCGCGCTGGATCACCGCCAAGCAGCTGGAGGATCTCGAAACGATCGACTGGTACTTCGACAGTCTGGGCCTCAAGGACCACGAGGGTCGTCTGGTGATCCTCTTCAAGACCCCCTGGGGCTTTCAGCAGATGAGCGAGCGCAATCCGCATCTGCAATTTCACGAAATAGCGCCGCTCTAA
- a CDS encoding FHA domain-containing protein, giving the protein MCGEPLPSADRLALKLVDRDLGLEFWIARDTLIGRAAEGVDLSGLTHSQVVSRSHAFIRWDANYSTYTVTDVNSRNGTLLNGFALTPGIAYALGDGDRLQLGRDGLVEMAVLVGASAGSPVACNHKAAPPAAEMPSTRTQNAVLPIHRNA; this is encoded by the coding sequence GTGTGCGGGGAGCCGCTGCCCAGCGCCGACCGCCTGGCCCTCAAGCTGGTCGATCGCGATCTTGGTCTGGAGTTCTGGATTGCCCGAGACACGCTGATTGGCCGCGCAGCGGAGGGTGTCGATCTGTCGGGACTCACCCACAGCCAGGTGGTTTCCCGATCGCACGCCTTTATCCGCTGGGACGCCAACTATTCCACCTACACCGTCACCGATGTCAACAGCCGCAACGGTACGCTCCTCAACGGCTTCGCCCTGACACCCGGCATCGCCTACGCCCTGGGTGACGGCGACCGGCTGCAGTTGGGCCGCGACGGTCTGGTCGAAATGGCGGTTCTGGTGGGTGCCTCGGCCGGTTCACCCGTTGCCTGCAACCACAAAGCTGCTCCTCCTGCAGCCGAGATGCCTTCGACCCGTACCCAGAACGCTGTTCTGCCGATCCATCGCAATGCCTAA
- a CDS encoding histidine phosphatase family protein: MTIVYLVRHGQTVLSEKRQFCGRTDPDLSAGGAQNVRALASWLAGESLPVQVFTSPLLRARRTARLLEAAWPSPVVEPRLRESDFGDWEGLDGDTLQASDPAGFAAWMADPVGFRPPGGESVGELCERVAEFFQEALERFADQTIAAVCHGGPIRAMVLAGLGLPLECFWHFNPPWASVSRLEVRGPVRQLRYFGQRG, translated from the coding sequence TTGACCATTGTTTATCTGGTGCGGCACGGGCAAACCGTGTTGAGCGAAAAAAGACAATTTTGCGGGCGCACCGATCCCGATCTCAGCGCGGGGGGAGCCCAAAATGTCCGTGCTCTAGCGAGCTGGCTCGCGGGCGAATCGCTTCCTGTACAAGTATTTACCAGCCCCTTGCTGCGCGCCCGGCGGACGGCCCGTCTGCTCGAAGCGGCCTGGCCGTCGCCCGTGGTCGAGCCGCGCCTGCGCGAGAGCGATTTTGGCGATTGGGAAGGTCTGGATGGCGACACATTGCAGGCGAGCGACCCCGCCGGTTTTGCCGCCTGGATGGCCGATCCGGTGGGATTTCGGCCACCGGGGGGCGAATCGGTCGGTGAGCTTTGCGAGCGGGTGGCCGAGTTTTTCCAGGAGGCGCTTGAACGCTTTGCGGACCAGACGATCGCCGCGGTCTGCCACGGAGGGCCAATTCGGGCCATGGTGCTGGCGGGACTCGGCTTGCCGCTGGAGTGCTTCTGGCACTTCAACCCGCCCTGGGCTTCGGTGAGCCGCCTGGAAGTTCGCGGTCCGGTGCGGCAGTTGCGCTACTTCGGGCAGCGCGGCTAA
- a CDS encoding TldD/PmbA family protein, whose product MLDLLDHLVHAYGSKVDYLQIRIEQAQGTDIALRGDLVETLSETLSVGGHVRTCHNGGWGFASFNRLADLEARLEEAIAAARLTGTEQTLLAPVEPVRRVTGLRLVGRDPRLVPLAEKKALCDHYNAILRAGSPRVASTTVRYGDSHQKVFIATSEGTLLEQEWVDLEMRFAATARDGATVQTGRETHGSRRGFDDLLDLDAKVRAAAERAVAALSLPPVRGGIYTVVIDPILTGLFVHEAFGHLSEADMAYENPDLLEVMSLGRRFGPSSLNILDGALPDGHRGSYAFDDEGVPATTTHLIRNGELVGRLHSRETAGKLEETPTGNARCLDYTYPPIVRMTNTWIERGDVSVADLPVGVHEGVYARNWLGGMTNGEMFTFTAGEAWMIRDGKIAEPVRDVTLSGNVFQTLADIEAIGDDFEWDESGGCGKGGQDGLAVGCGGPSLRIRNVVVGGAAP is encoded by the coding sequence ATGCTAGATCTGCTCGACCACCTCGTTCACGCCTACGGCTCCAAAGTCGATTATTTGCAAATTCGCATCGAGCAGGCCCAGGGTACCGACATCGCCCTGCGCGGCGATCTGGTCGAGACGCTCAGCGAGACGCTCTCGGTGGGCGGTCACGTGCGCACTTGCCACAACGGCGGCTGGGGGTTCGCGAGCTTCAACCGCCTTGCGGACCTCGAAGCGCGCCTTGAAGAAGCGATCGCCGCCGCCCGGCTCACCGGCACCGAGCAAACGCTGCTGGCGCCGGTCGAACCGGTGCGCCGGGTCACGGGCCTGCGTCTGGTGGGACGCGATCCGCGCCTGGTGCCGCTGGCTGAAAAAAAGGCCCTTTGCGACCACTACAACGCAATCCTGCGCGCTGGATCGCCCCGGGTGGCAAGCACCACCGTCCGCTACGGCGACAGCCATCAAAAAGTGTTTATTGCCACCTCCGAGGGTACCCTGCTGGAGCAGGAGTGGGTGGACCTGGAGATGCGCTTTGCGGCAACCGCCCGCGACGGGGCCACCGTCCAGACCGGACGCGAGACCCACGGCTCGCGTCGGGGTTTCGACGATCTGTTGGATCTCGACGCCAAAGTACGCGCGGCGGCGGAGCGGGCGGTCGCCGCCTTGAGCCTGCCGCCGGTCAGAGGCGGTATCTACACCGTCGTCATCGACCCGATTCTCACGGGACTGTTCGTCCACGAGGCCTTCGGTCACCTCTCGGAGGCCGACATGGCCTACGAAAACCCCGATTTGCTTGAAGTGATGAGCCTCGGCCGCCGCTTCGGCCCCAGTTCCCTCAATATTCTCGACGGGGCACTGCCCGATGGCCATCGGGGCAGTTACGCCTTCGACGACGAGGGGGTGCCCGCCACCACCACCCACTTGATTCGCAACGGCGAGCTGGTGGGCCGCCTGCACTCGCGCGAGACGGCGGGCAAACTTGAAGAAACCCCGACGGGCAACGCCCGCTGCCTCGATTACACCTACCCCCCGATCGTGCGCATGACCAATACCTGGATCGAGCGGGGCGACGTGTCGGTGGCCGACCTGCCCGTCGGCGTGCACGAGGGTGTCTACGCCCGCAACTGGCTGGGGGGCATGACCAACGGCGAGATGTTCACCTTTACCGCCGGCGAAGCCTGGATGATTAGAGACGGCAAAATCGCCGAACCGGTGCGCGATGTCACCCTTTCGGGCAATGTTTTTCAGACCCTCGCGGATATCGAGGCGATTGGCGACGACTTCGAGTGGGACGAATCGGGCGGCTGCGGCAAAGGTGGCCAGGACGGCCTGGCGGTGGGCTGCGGCGGCCCCAGTCTGCGCATCCGCAACGTCGTGGTAGGCGGTGCGGCGCCGTAG
- a CDS encoding S8 family serine peptidase, translated as MLLTNRPSPLPVARSTAFAASLLALGLGIACAAAPAAARPGGVPANLGGGLGQLVERYNVNRGALDRTAPRFGADYTRLAIFDKQQRVQVAIHLKRGWPLAEFKRTVQGRNDLKDLRITAESDRTRAAIVEAFVPVAAVSKLAGLRSVSAVHLVPRPVTDVGATTSQGVVQHRVDQLPAGIDGSGITVGVLSDSYNTSTNPVKAANDIATGDLPGPGNPLGNTEPVVILEELDDVGIDEGRAMLQIIHDLAPKAKLCFATAFTGQVGFANNIRGLADPTLGCGASVIVDDIIYLDEPFFTDGIIAQAVDDVAALGVPYFSSAGNRPSTQAYLSDLKLVAPTTSSLAGTNIKLTGVDPALYAGGFHNFNPRGLDIAQPISLSGGGTISFQWDDPYDAPIEEGPELLSTAGEITTAQPVADIPFAGTAGQAIKITADGVPSGDLDIVLTFIAPDGTVLATIDTGTSPETYAATLAQTGTYTIRITGFEGDTGPFTVVVNEVSGSVPVTSDFNLLFFDTNGNFLFASATDNIAGNRPLELFDIGGTGTLQMVIARANTPPPSPTPASKLRYVWFTSGSPTEYFAYDYPVTFGHNSAAGGNGVAAYAFYAPFIPEGFTSPGPVTIFFDTEGNRLPTPEVRQKPDMAAMDGANTTFFTSDTSADPDTFPNFFGTSAAAPHAAAIAALVLQKNGGPFSLTPAQMRTILQQSAFPHDLDPYLASGVAVAGATRISFRAVGDGSFTSQVDPNFFRVGVAGLGTVSGFTLDGTTGNPTGASADPGLVFDSRTAATSPPGFPFTVGNVRGLSASDVTGTLGPTPPSPAVAGQSSTLAVTLTPGVFGGGDFFTFGIDRDELPTAFSPPSAAGGNSADLLGDGVLIPQGTVAAGGVTFSGSLGSGQSFSGVFTNQIGAGYTPLDGFGFINAEAAVNAPLP; from the coding sequence ATGCTTCTTACCAACCGACCCTCCCCATTGCCGGTCGCGCGCTCGACGGCTTTTGCCGCTTCCTTGCTGGCGCTCGGCCTGGGCATCGCCTGTGCCGCCGCTCCCGCCGCCGCCCGTCCCGGCGGTGTGCCCGCCAATCTCGGCGGCGGCCTCGGCCAACTTGTCGAGCGCTACAACGTCAACCGCGGCGCCCTTGATCGCACCGCTCCCCGCTTCGGTGCCGATTACACCAGGCTCGCCATCTTCGACAAGCAGCAGCGCGTGCAGGTGGCGATTCACCTGAAGCGCGGCTGGCCGTTGGCTGAATTCAAGCGCACCGTACAGGGCAGGAACGATCTCAAAGATCTGCGCATCACCGCCGAGAGTGATCGCACGCGTGCCGCGATCGTCGAAGCGTTCGTGCCGGTAGCGGCGGTCTCCAAACTAGCCGGATTGCGGTCGGTCTCAGCAGTGCACCTGGTACCCCGGCCGGTCACCGATGTGGGGGCCACCACCAGCCAGGGCGTCGTCCAACACCGGGTGGATCAGCTCCCCGCCGGTATCGACGGCAGCGGCATCACCGTCGGTGTGCTCTCCGACAGCTACAACACCTCCACCAACCCGGTCAAAGCAGCCAACGACATCGCCACCGGCGATCTGCCCGGTCCCGGTAACCCGCTGGGCAACACCGAGCCGGTGGTGATCCTCGAAGAACTGGATGATGTGGGTATCGACGAGGGCCGGGCGATGCTGCAGATTATCCACGACCTCGCTCCCAAGGCGAAGCTGTGCTTTGCCACCGCCTTCACTGGCCAGGTGGGCTTCGCCAACAACATCCGGGGCCTTGCCGATCCGACCCTGGGTTGTGGTGCCAGCGTGATCGTCGATGACATCATCTACCTGGATGAACCGTTTTTCACCGACGGGATCATCGCCCAGGCGGTGGACGATGTGGCAGCTTTGGGGGTGCCCTACTTCTCCTCGGCCGGTAACCGGCCCTCCACCCAGGCCTATCTGTCGGATCTGAAGCTGGTGGCACCCACGACCAGTTCGCTCGCCGGTACCAACATCAAGCTCACCGGTGTCGATCCAGCGCTCTACGCAGGGGGCTTCCACAACTTCAACCCGCGCGGCCTCGATATCGCCCAGCCGATTTCGCTGAGCGGCGGCGGCACGATCAGCTTCCAGTGGGACGACCCTTACGACGCGCCCATCGAAGAAGGCCCGGAACTGCTCAGTACCGCCGGTGAAATCACCACAGCCCAACCGGTGGCAGATATTCCCTTTGCCGGTACCGCCGGACAGGCGATTAAAATCACCGCCGACGGCGTGCCCTCGGGCGATCTCGACATTGTTCTGACGTTCATCGCCCCCGACGGCACGGTGCTTGCCACCATCGACACCGGCACCAGCCCGGAAACTTACGCCGCCACCCTCGCCCAGACGGGCACCTACACCATCCGGATTACCGGTTTTGAAGGCGACACCGGACCGTTCACGGTCGTGGTCAACGAAGTATCCGGTTCGGTCCCGGTCACCTCCGACTTCAACTTGCTGTTCTTTGACACCAACGGCAACTTCCTGTTCGCCTCGGCCACCGACAACATCGCCGGCAACCGACCGCTGGAACTGTTTGACATCGGCGGCACCGGGACGTTGCAGATGGTGATTGCCCGGGCCAATACCCCGCCCCCTTCGCCCACCCCGGCGAGTAAGTTGCGCTACGTCTGGTTTACTTCCGGTTCGCCCACCGAGTACTTTGCCTACGACTACCCGGTCACCTTCGGCCACAACTCGGCGGCGGGCGGCAACGGGGTGGCAGCCTACGCCTTCTATGCGCCGTTTATTCCCGAAGGCTTCACCTCGCCGGGTCCGGTGACGATCTTCTTTGACACCGAGGGCAATCGCCTGCCCACCCCCGAAGTGCGCCAGAAACCGGACATGGCCGCCATGGACGGCGCGAACACGACGTTTTTCACCTCCGACACCAGCGCCGATCCGGACACCTTCCCGAACTTCTTCGGCACCAGCGCCGCCGCCCCCCACGCCGCAGCCATTGCCGCGCTGGTGCTGCAGAAAAACGGCGGACCTTTCTCGCTCACCCCGGCTCAGATGCGCACGATCTTGCAGCAGAGCGCCTTCCCCCACGACCTCGACCCGTACCTGGCAAGCGGTGTGGCCGTGGCGGGCGCTACGCGCATCTCGTTTAGGGCCGTGGGCGACGGCAGCTTCACCTCCCAGGTCGATCCGAATTTCTTCCGCGTCGGGGTCGCGGGCCTGGGCACTGTGAGCGGCTTTACCCTGGACGGCACCACCGGCAATCCCACCGGCGCTTCCGCCGATCCGGGCCTGGTCTTCGATTCGCGCACGGCGGCCACCTCGCCTCCCGGCTTTCCCTTCACCGTCGGCAACGTCCGGGGACTCAGCGCGTCCGACGTCACCGGCACCCTCGGACCGACGCCGCCCTCCCCGGCGGTGGCGGGCCAATCGAGCACCCTCGCGGTCACCCTCACCCCCGGCGTGTTCGGCGGCGGCGACTTCTTCACCTTCGGGATCGACCGCGACGAGTTGCCGACCGCCTTCAGCCCCCCTTCAGCGGCGGGCGGCAACTCCGCCGACTTGTTGGGCGACGGGGTGTTGATTCCGCAGGGGACCGTCGCCGCCGGCGGGGTCACCTTCAGCGGCAGCCTCGGCTCCGGCCAGAGCTTCAGCGGTGTCTTCACCAACCAGATCGGCGCCGGCTACACGCCCCTCGACGGCTTCGGCTTCATCAACGCCGAGGCGGCGGTGAACGCGCCGCTGCCGTAG